The proteins below are encoded in one region of Sphingobacterium sp. R2:
- a CDS encoding DPP IV N-terminal domain-containing protein gives MNTVSRILLGASIVFFVHETGVAQKKLDFAQSWGQKQSLTVRTNQYPGWADGTAYLENDVNDGRLYQVNIKSGNRSIYTIPAKEGTVVYIDKNDIFLKSSDGAVKKLTNSPDIAEQNPTLSPDGKYVAFTRKSNLYSVDVASGEETQYTHDGTDVIYNGWSSWVYYEEILGRPTKYKAFWWSPDSRKIAFMRFDDTKVPMFPIYSSKGQHGYLEETRYPKAGDPNPEVKVGIVHLEGGKVTWADFNEKDDQYFGQPYWAFDSKNLMVQWMNRDQNNLKFYQVDPNSGLKKEIYDERQSSWINLDHDEGITYLADNKYYILKSDKSGWAHYYLYKLDGTLVNPITSGEWQVTELKRIDEKNKVIYFTARKENSARSDLYRVDYSGKNLKRLTFGEYSHDVSVSPDGQYFITKYSNVSTPDRFALLDNKGKVVRQLADSKAADFASYTYGKTEYLHIKSDDRLFDLPLTITYPTDFDQSKVYPVVFSIYGGPDAGTVKDTWKGTNNQYWANEGVIQVSADHRASGHFGKKGVAYMHRNLGHWEIIDYSTIVKWLKSQPWVAKNKVLITGHSYGGYMTCLAMTKAADVFDFGIAGAPVTSWDLYDSHYTERWMDTPHDNPDGYKAGSVLTYASRYKGVLRIMHGDMDDNVHLQNTIQLVDKLTDRDVPFELMIYPGSRHGFDRSKSKYDFNERARFYYQYLLEKPLPKEFK, from the coding sequence ATGAATACGGTATCAAGAATCCTCTTAGGTGCGTCTATCGTTTTTTTTGTGCACGAGACTGGTGTTGCGCAGAAGAAATTGGATTTTGCGCAGTCTTGGGGGCAAAAGCAATCTTTGACTGTTCGCACCAATCAGTATCCTGGCTGGGCAGACGGAACAGCTTACCTGGAGAATGATGTAAACGATGGTCGTTTGTATCAAGTCAACATTAAATCAGGCAACAGAAGTATTTATACCATTCCTGCTAAAGAAGGAACGGTTGTCTACATTGATAAGAACGATATCTTCCTAAAAAGCAGTGATGGAGCCGTAAAGAAGTTGACCAATTCGCCTGACATTGCTGAACAAAACCCAACCTTGTCGCCAGATGGTAAATATGTGGCTTTTACCCGCAAAAGTAATTTATACAGCGTAGATGTGGCGTCAGGAGAAGAGACGCAATATACACATGATGGTACTGACGTCATTTACAACGGTTGGTCATCTTGGGTGTATTACGAGGAGATTCTTGGGCGTCCGACAAAGTACAAAGCTTTTTGGTGGTCTCCGGATAGTCGTAAGATAGCATTTATGCGATTCGATGATACAAAGGTTCCGATGTTTCCTATTTATTCGTCAAAAGGTCAGCATGGTTATCTCGAAGAAACAAGATACCCTAAAGCGGGTGACCCTAATCCAGAAGTCAAAGTCGGTATAGTTCATCTTGAAGGGGGGAAAGTGACGTGGGCTGATTTTAACGAAAAAGACGATCAGTATTTCGGTCAACCTTATTGGGCCTTTGATAGTAAAAATCTAATGGTACAGTGGATGAATCGGGATCAGAACAATTTAAAGTTTTATCAGGTCGATCCGAACTCTGGTTTAAAAAAAGAAATCTATGATGAGCGTCAGTCTTCGTGGATCAATTTGGATCACGATGAGGGTATAACTTATCTTGCTGATAATAAATATTATATATTAAAATCAGACAAGTCAGGTTGGGCTCATTATTATCTTTATAAATTGGACGGTACTTTGGTAAATCCCATTACCTCTGGTGAATGGCAGGTTACTGAATTGAAGCGGATCGATGAAAAAAACAAGGTGATCTATTTTACTGCACGTAAAGAAAACTCAGCGCGGTCTGATCTTTATCGTGTGGATTATTCGGGTAAAAATCTCAAACGTCTGACTTTTGGTGAGTACTCACACGACGTTAGTGTATCGCCTGATGGCCAGTATTTTATTACTAAATATTCTAATGTAAGTACACCAGATAGATTTGCATTGTTGGATAATAAGGGTAAGGTCGTTAGGCAATTGGCAGATAGCAAAGCAGCAGATTTTGCTTCCTATACGTACGGTAAAACCGAATATTTACATATTAAATCGGATGACAGATTGTTTGATCTTCCCCTGACAATAACTTATCCGACAGATTTTGATCAATCGAAAGTTTATCCAGTTGTTTTCAGTATCTACGGTGGACCCGATGCTGGAACAGTGAAAGATACCTGGAAAGGAACAAACAACCAATATTGGGCTAATGAAGGAGTGATTCAAGTCTCCGCAGATCACCGTGCTTCGGGGCATTTTGGCAAAAAAGGTGTGGCCTATATGCACCGTAATCTTGGGCATTGGGAGATTATTGATTATTCAACCATTGTCAAATGGTTAAAATCGCAGCCTTGGGTGGCTAAAAACAAGGTGCTAATCACAGGCCACAGCTATGGGGGATACATGACATGTTTAGCGATGACAAAAGCCGCTGATGTATTTGATTTCGGTATTGCAGGTGCGCCTGTAACGTCTTGGGATCTCTATGATAGTCATTACACAGAACGATGGATGGATACACCGCATGACAATCCGGATGGATATAAAGCCGGATCTGTATTGACTTATGCTAGTCGTTATAAAGGTGTGTTGCGTATTATGCACGGCGATATGGACGACAATGTACATCTGCAGAATACAATCCAGCTCGTCGATAAATTGACTGATCGAGACGTTCCTTTCGAATTGATGATTTATCCCGGAAGCCGGCATGGATTTGACCGATCGAAAAGCAAATATGATTTTAATGAACGTGCGCGTTTTTACTATCAATATTTACTGGAAAAGCCGCTTCCAAAAGAGTTTAAATAA
- the dinB gene encoding DNA polymerase IV yields the protein MDSDRAYRKIIHLDMDAFYASVDQRDFPEYRGKAIAVGGSPDGRGVVATASYEARKFGVRSAMSSRKALQLCPHIIFTYPRFDVYRQVSYQIREIFLRYTDLIEPLSLDEAYLDVTVDKQGIGSAIDIAKAIKAAIKDELNLTVSAGVSVNKFVAKIASDMDKPNGLTFIGPSKIVKFMESLPVDKFFGVGKVTAKKMHQLGLFTGLDLKKQREDDLVRWFGKTGHFFYRIVRGIDDRPVVPNRSSKSIGIEDTFEEDVEAFEELNSILHRLCKQLWFRIGKKEVSGRTLTLKVKYANFVQLTRSTTIESSFDSEDKIYATAHLLLKKVELLNKVRLLGVSISNFVEETDFPKEGIQLNLFEHPT from the coding sequence ATGGACTCAGACCGGGCATATCGCAAGATCATTCATTTGGATATGGACGCATTCTATGCGTCTGTAGATCAGCGCGACTTCCCCGAATATCGGGGGAAGGCAATCGCTGTCGGCGGATCTCCAGATGGGAGAGGGGTGGTTGCGACAGCAAGCTATGAAGCAAGAAAATTTGGTGTCAGATCTGCTATGAGCTCAAGAAAGGCTCTGCAACTGTGCCCTCATATCATCTTCACTTATCCTCGTTTTGATGTGTATCGCCAGGTTTCGTATCAGATTAGGGAGATTTTTCTACGGTATACGGACTTAATTGAACCACTTTCTCTGGATGAAGCATATTTAGATGTTACAGTGGATAAACAGGGGATCGGTTCGGCAATCGATATTGCCAAAGCGATTAAAGCAGCTATAAAGGACGAACTGAACTTAACGGTTTCTGCTGGTGTGTCTGTTAATAAATTTGTAGCGAAAATTGCTTCAGATATGGATAAACCCAATGGTTTGACATTTATTGGTCCTTCTAAGATAGTCAAGTTTATGGAGTCATTGCCCGTAGATAAATTTTTTGGCGTAGGGAAAGTCACTGCGAAGAAAATGCACCAACTTGGACTGTTTACAGGGCTTGATTTAAAAAAACAGCGTGAAGATGATTTGGTCCGTTGGTTTGGAAAGACAGGTCATTTTTTTTACCGTATTGTCAGAGGTATTGATGACCGTCCAGTCGTTCCTAATCGCAGCAGTAAATCGATTGGTATTGAGGATACTTTTGAAGAGGATGTAGAAGCATTTGAAGAGTTAAACAGCATTTTGCATCGACTCTGCAAACAGTTGTGGTTTCGTATTGGAAAAAAGGAAGTTTCTGGACGAACGTTAACCTTGAAAGTTAAATATGCGAATTTTGTGCAGCTGACACGTAGCACAACCATAGAAAGTAGTTTCGACTCCGAAGACAAAATTTACGCGACAGCACATCTTTTGTTAAAAAAGGTTGAGCTGCTAAATAAGGTGCGGCTATTGGGAGTTTCAATATCCAACTTTGTGGAAGAAACTGATTTTCCAAAAGAAGGTATACAGCTAAACCTTTTTGAACATCCTACTTAA
- a CDS encoding exonuclease, which yields MSIILPDFFVRKPEGYYCRYGDFFIDASNPVMHNVVSHAHGDHASSGHDYVYATHATTLFMSHRYKQNRKDSYQAKLYNSSFKLGAVEITLIPAGHILGSAQILMEYMGVRYLYTGDYKLQLDETCEPIEMHQADVLITESTFANPVVIHPDPAEEIKKLNGHASNILLGTYVLGKAQRITDLINRYCPDRKVLVHSGILPYHRLYDQHGLKKLSYQPYNRKEMKQGEQNKVYLVPPMTFNSYFRATKVLRAFASGWKRLQAQNDIELYISDHVDWNDILQYIQMVDPREVWTLHGDGTILRSYFDDKLIVRDVFLAQA from the coding sequence ATGTCTATAATATTGCCTGACTTCTTTGTCAGAAAGCCAGAAGGTTATTACTGCCGTTACGGTGATTTTTTTATCGATGCCAGCAATCCGGTTATGCATAATGTCGTATCTCATGCCCATGGCGATCATGCGAGCTCAGGGCACGATTATGTGTATGCTACCCATGCGACAACTTTGTTTATGAGTCACCGTTATAAGCAAAATCGCAAAGACTCCTATCAGGCTAAATTATATAACAGTTCTTTTAAACTCGGTGCTGTCGAGATTACGTTAATACCGGCGGGACATATTCTCGGGTCGGCACAGATTCTTATGGAGTATATGGGCGTGCGATATTTGTATACCGGGGATTATAAATTACAGTTGGATGAGACATGTGAACCGATCGAAATGCATCAAGCTGATGTATTGATTACCGAAAGTACCTTTGCAAATCCAGTTGTCATCCATCCTGACCCAGCCGAGGAAATCAAAAAATTAAATGGACATGCGAGTAATATCCTGTTGGGTACATATGTGCTAGGAAAGGCACAGCGGATCACCGATTTGATCAATAGGTATTGTCCGGATAGAAAAGTGCTCGTGCATAGTGGTATACTGCCATACCATCGCCTTTACGATCAGCACGGCTTAAAGAAATTGTCCTACCAGCCTTATAACAGGAAGGAAATGAAACAGGGCGAACAGAATAAAGTTTATCTGGTCCCCCCAATGACATTTAATAGTTACTTCAGAGCGACCAAAGTATTGCGGGCGTTCGCCTCAGGGTGGAAGCGCCTGCAGGCACAGAACGATATCGAACTCTATATATCCGATCACGTGGACTGGAACGACATTCTCCAGTATATACAAATGGTTGATCCTAGGGAAGTATGGACACTCCACGGTGATGGAACGATTCTGAGAAGTTATTTTGATGATAAATTGATCGTCCGCGACGTCTTTCTCGCGCAAGCGTAA
- the coaE gene encoding dephospho-CoA kinase (Dephospho-CoA kinase (CoaE) performs the final step in coenzyme A biosynthesis.) — translation MKIGITGGIGSGKTFICKLFKAMAVPVYNADEEAKKLMNTDIRIKERLIAEFGAETYPDGKLDRAFLAQRIFSDSAKLELVNGIIHPIVIQEAKEWAAQQKSRYTLKEAALLFESGSYKDLDYTILVTAPLSVRVQRVMKRDKVTEGQVMERINKQLADEEKLKLADFVIVNDGTTPLLPQVWNLHQKFLK, via the coding sequence ATGAAGATTGGAATAACAGGCGGAATTGGATCAGGTAAAACTTTTATCTGCAAACTATTTAAAGCCATGGCAGTACCGGTTTATAACGCGGATGAGGAAGCTAAAAAACTGATGAATACCGATATTCGGATTAAAGAACGCTTAATCGCGGAATTTGGAGCGGAGACTTATCCGGACGGGAAGCTGGATCGAGCTTTCTTAGCTCAACGTATATTTTCGGACAGCGCGAAGCTCGAACTTGTGAACGGAATTATACACCCTATCGTTATACAGGAGGCCAAGGAATGGGCAGCACAACAAAAATCCCGTTATACACTCAAGGAGGCTGCTTTACTCTTTGAAAGCGGTTCTTATAAGGATCTTGATTATACTATTCTGGTTACGGCACCTTTATCCGTACGTGTTCAACGTGTTATGAAACGCGATAAGGTTACGGAAGGACAGGTCATGGAGCGAATTAATAAGCAACTCGCTGACGAAGAAAAGTTAAAATTGGCCGACTTCGTCATCGTCAACGATGGTACCACACCACTATTGCCACAAGTGTGGAATCTACATCAAAAATTTTTAAAATAA
- a CDS encoding CdaR family protein: MANTVRINKIQRRKINIFIRCVGISLLAWLLFSISNQYTVSVKAAIEYVNLPEKRAFHPQQSDTVKVKLEMTGWQFLFSKATLETPKVQVDLSSLKTKDWVVFSNQLGFINRQFPHEQRVVSVSPDTLFFDFSKQTQRKVPVNPLANISFKRGYGFIAETKVTPAYVTITGPYEDVSAIEYWETDTVRGKDVETDVRTVANLARNQKGNINVYPTSVEVLMPVGELTEKVIELPVKVENGQGYSSVRLSPSKVVVTVLMSVKDYNRYTSRDFEAVVDLSDWEKNQVQYLPILLTKVPEYCQIISIVPQNVDFFVRK, from the coding sequence ATGGCGAATACAGTTCGAATAAATAAGATCCAACGACGCAAGATTAATATCTTCATACGTTGTGTTGGAATTTCGTTGTTAGCTTGGCTATTATTTTCGATCTCCAACCAATATACTGTATCCGTCAAGGCGGCAATTGAATACGTTAATCTGCCAGAGAAACGAGCGTTCCACCCGCAGCAGTCTGATACTGTAAAAGTTAAGCTCGAAATGACGGGATGGCAATTTTTATTTTCAAAAGCTACTTTGGAAACACCTAAAGTTCAGGTCGACCTAAGCTCATTAAAAACCAAAGATTGGGTCGTTTTTTCTAATCAGCTAGGATTTATAAATCGGCAATTTCCACATGAACAGCGGGTCGTGTCGGTCAGTCCCGATACTTTGTTTTTTGATTTTTCGAAACAGACACAACGTAAAGTGCCTGTAAATCCCCTAGCTAATATTTCATTTAAACGGGGATACGGTTTTATCGCTGAAACCAAAGTTACACCAGCTTATGTTACCATCACCGGGCCTTACGAGGATGTTTCGGCAATTGAGTACTGGGAAACCGATACCGTCCGGGGGAAAGACGTGGAGACTGATGTACGAACTGTTGCAAATCTGGCGAGAAATCAAAAAGGGAATATCAATGTTTATCCAACGTCTGTTGAGGTGCTGATGCCAGTAGGTGAATTGACCGAGAAAGTAATCGAATTACCTGTCAAGGTGGAAAATGGACAAGGTTATAGTTCGGTCAGGCTTAGTCCAAGTAAAGTTGTTGTCACGGTATTGATGTCCGTGAAAGATTACAATAGATATACGTCGCGCGATTTCGAGGCAGTGGTAGACCTTTCAGATTGGGAGAAGAATCAGGTACAGTACTTACCCATTTTATTGACCAAAGTTCCTGAATATTGTCAGATAATCAGTATTGTGCCGCAAAATGTAGACTTTTTTGTACGTAAATAA
- a CDS encoding helix-turn-helix transcriptional regulator, whose protein sequence is MPIIINLDVVLAKRKMSLTELSQKVGLSLVNLSILKTGKAKGVRFETLEAICKVLDCKPGDILDME, encoded by the coding sequence ATGCCCATTATAATTAATTTAGATGTTGTCTTAGCCAAGCGTAAAATGTCTTTGACAGAATTATCGCAGAAAGTCGGTTTGAGCCTTGTCAATCTTTCCATCTTAAAGACGGGCAAGGCTAAAGGTGTCCGATTTGAAACCTTAGAGGCCATCTGCAAAGTACTGGACTGCAAGCCCGGAGACATTCTTGATATGGAATAA
- the yajC gene encoding preprotein translocase subunit YajC: MNTVLLQAAGGNLMSFLPMVLIIVVFYFFMIRPQMKKQKDHKKYIEELGVNSKVVTTAGIHGRIVEVSDTTFLVDVGSGVKIRFDKSAIALDASKAVNNTEKSAS; encoded by the coding sequence ATGAACACAGTATTATTACAAGCAGCGGGTGGCAATTTGATGAGTTTTCTACCAATGGTTTTGATTATCGTGGTATTTTATTTCTTCATGATTAGACCGCAGATGAAGAAGCAAAAAGATCACAAAAAATATATCGAAGAACTTGGTGTAAACTCTAAAGTAGTAACGACAGCTGGTATTCACGGCCGTATTGTAGAAGTATCAGACACGACTTTCTTAGTAGACGTAGGTTCGGGTGTAAAAATCCGTTTTGACAAGTCAGCAATCGCGTTAGATGCTTCTAAAGCTGTTAACAACACAGAGAAGAGCGCTTCATAA
- a CDS encoding DUF1573 domain-containing protein: MKNFGKYSVLALSAVLLFSCGNAQKGKEEGTKTATETAAADSLSKAAAQLGKVEFEESAFDFGQVKEGAQVKHTFVLKNSGDAPVIISKVTASCGCTQPEFSKSPILPGGKSEIHVTFNSEGQVGKQQKIITIQSNASNGLTTVQLKGEVLAK, from the coding sequence ATGAAAAACTTTGGCAAATATTCAGTTTTAGCGTTGTCGGCAGTACTTTTATTTTCTTGCGGAAATGCACAAAAGGGAAAAGAAGAAGGAACCAAGACAGCGACTGAAACAGCAGCTGCAGATAGCCTTTCTAAGGCAGCGGCACAATTGGGAAAAGTAGAATTTGAAGAGTCTGCATTTGATTTCGGTCAGGTAAAGGAAGGCGCACAGGTAAAACATACCTTTGTGTTGAAAAATTCGGGTGATGCACCTGTTATTATCTCGAAAGTGACTGCTTCATGTGGTTGTACACAGCCTGAGTTTTCGAAAAGTCCTATTTTGCCAGGTGGAAAATCTGAGATCCATGTAACTTTCAATAGTGAAGGACAAGTTGGTAAACAGCAGAAGATCATTACGATTCAATCCAATGCTTCCAATGGCTTAACAACGGTGCAGCTCAAAGGCGAAGTATTAGCGAAATAA
- the nusB gene encoding transcription antitermination factor NusB has translation MLNRRHLRVKVVQTLYAYSLSEDKDIKTFEKALLKNVDEVYEMYMWTLNLLDEVSDYVLIDAEGRANKFLPTEKDLSLTTKLSTNTFIESLRQNPQYGEGVKKYKISWSFDPEIVRTVFLQLKDSEAYLEYLQQEDRSIGTEKDIIKHIFKKIILKSPVIEQVFEEKFINWPVDKEVLQALIAKTFKNFSSEDPRKNKLAEITQNWNDDSDYIIALLGKTIRNTNEYQKLISEKTKNWESDRIALMDTLLMRMAICELVNFPSIPVKVTINEYIEISKVFSTLKSNTFINGILDKILSDLNQQGRIQKAGRGLKD, from the coding sequence ATGTTAAACAGGAGACACCTGAGGGTAAAAGTAGTGCAAACGCTTTATGCGTACAGTCTTTCAGAAGATAAAGACATCAAAACATTTGAGAAAGCACTATTAAAAAATGTGGATGAAGTTTATGAGATGTATATGTGGACACTGAATCTTTTAGATGAAGTATCTGATTATGTCTTAATAGATGCAGAGGGTAGGGCTAATAAGTTTTTACCAACTGAAAAAGACTTGTCTTTAACGACCAAGTTAAGTACAAACACTTTTATTGAGTCATTGAGACAAAATCCACAATATGGAGAAGGTGTCAAAAAATATAAGATTTCCTGGAGCTTTGATCCGGAGATCGTGCGCACTGTATTTTTGCAGTTAAAGGATTCTGAAGCTTATTTGGAGTACTTGCAACAAGAAGATCGCTCGATCGGTACGGAAAAGGATATCATCAAGCATATCTTTAAAAAGATCATCTTAAAATCGCCGGTTATTGAGCAGGTTTTTGAAGAAAAATTCATCAACTGGCCGGTGGATAAAGAAGTATTGCAGGCTTTGATCGCGAAGACTTTTAAGAATTTTAGTTCTGAAGATCCACGAAAAAATAAACTTGCAGAAATTACGCAAAATTGGAATGATGATAGCGACTATATTATTGCATTGTTGGGTAAAACAATCCGCAATACAAATGAGTATCAAAAGCTTATCTCGGAGAAAACCAAGAATTGGGAGTCAGATCGTATTGCTTTAATGGATACATTATTGATGCGTATGGCAATATGTGAGTTGGTTAATTTTCCATCGATTCCTGTAAAAGTAACAATAAATGAGTATATTGAAATTTCTAAGGTATTCAGTACATTGAAAAGTAATACATTTATTAATGGTATCTTAGATAAAATATTGAGCGATCTGAATCAACAGGGAAGAATCCAGAAGGCAGGTCGCGGTTTAAAAGATTAA
- a CDS encoding Glu/Leu/Phe/Val dehydrogenase dimerization domain-containing protein yields MSTSQNSIFELMSQSGHQNLFFCNDELVGLKAIVAIHDTTLGPAIGGVRMLPYESTEEAIEDALRLSKAITYKSAITGLNLGGGSAVIIGNSRLDKSEVLLRRLGQFIEGLNGNFIASLDVGTTQRDLEHIYTETDHVAGLPKAIHGSGVGDPSIFAAQGVYFGIKACLKELYGSENVAGKKVIVHGVGGVGERLIAMLREENARVYVSDITEEKMLKVAAKYKAEPIPYGEVFDHEFDVYSPCALGGTVNPESAQKMQCKIIAGSANNQLKDEHVTSSILHERGILYAPDYLINAGALIGCYSEIQNYGVDHTEFVIKNIYNATRDVLKKSKEENISTFEAANRIAEKRIQDIKKIKR; encoded by the coding sequence ATGTCAACATCTCAAAATTCTATTTTTGAATTGATGAGCCAGTCTGGCCATCAAAACTTATTTTTCTGTAATGATGAATTAGTGGGCTTGAAAGCTATCGTTGCGATCCATGATACAACCTTAGGGCCAGCGATAGGAGGGGTTCGTATGTTACCTTACGAAAGTACAGAAGAAGCTATTGAGGATGCTTTACGTTTATCCAAGGCCATTACGTATAAATCAGCCATCACTGGATTGAATTTAGGCGGTGGAAGTGCTGTTATTATTGGGAATAGCCGTTTGGACAAATCTGAGGTTTTATTGCGGCGTTTGGGCCAGTTTATTGAAGGATTGAATGGTAATTTCATTGCTTCTTTGGATGTAGGTACCACACAACGCGATTTAGAACATATTTATACCGAAACTGACCATGTTGCTGGTTTACCAAAAGCAATTCATGGCAGTGGTGTCGGTGATCCTTCGATCTTTGCAGCTCAGGGTGTTTATTTTGGTATAAAAGCCTGTTTAAAGGAATTGTACGGATCGGAAAATGTTGCTGGTAAAAAAGTTATTGTGCATGGCGTCGGTGGAGTTGGTGAGCGTTTAATTGCAATGTTACGTGAAGAGAATGCGCGTGTATATGTCAGCGATATTACGGAAGAAAAAATGTTGAAAGTAGCGGCCAAGTACAAAGCTGAGCCAATACCTTACGGTGAAGTATTTGATCACGAATTTGACGTATATTCTCCCTGTGCATTAGGTGGTACGGTAAATCCAGAATCCGCGCAGAAAATGCAATGTAAAATTATTGCCGGTTCGGCGAATAATCAATTGAAAGACGAACATGTTACAAGTTCTATCCTTCATGAAAGAGGTATATTATACGCCCCTGACTATTTGATCAACGCCGGTGCATTAATTGGCTGTTATTCGGAAATTCAAAATTATGGCGTAGATCACACTGAATTTGTGATCAAAAATATTTATAATGCGACTAGAGACGTATTGAAAAAATCAAAAGAAGAGAATATTTCTACTTTTGAAGCGGCTAATCGCATCGCGGAGAAGCGTATCCAAGATATTAAAAAAATCAAGCGATAG
- a CDS encoding ABC transporter ATP-binding protein has product MKDLAYLNKYFYKYRWKLVPGVIFVIISNYFGVLPAKVIREAFDLVQENIYLYRLFDGFDRQELIYKVFGTSLLFFGFVVLLLSLLRGIFLFFMRQTIILTSRYIEYDLKNEIYNHYQDLNFGFFRKNNTGDLMSRATEDVNQVRNYLGPAIMYAINTVVLSIMVIYAMYSVNGRLATYALAPIPVLSVIILFVNKIINKRSLKIQKQLAKLSSFVQETFAGIRVIKTYTREQNKMQEFEKESTIYRNTALDLVKVQAVFFPLILLLIGLSTVITIYIGGIEVAKGTVTAGNIAEFIIYVNQLTFPAMSLAWVTSLVQRAAASQKRINEFLQTESPIVNGTATKELAGEIRVDGISFTYPETGIQAIKNISFQIPIGKTLAIIGKTGSGKSTLANLLLRMYDIDKGSIHYDSLEIKNLDFKSLRQQVGFVPQDVFLFSDTIANNIGFGLDHFTQEQVEQAAKDAAVYDNIIAFEDGFETAVGERGITLSGGQKQRVSIARALIKEPKVLIFDDCLSAVDTKTEETILRSLSRIMKGKTCIFIAHRISTIKNADHILVMDQGEIVEQGTHAELMEKKGEYFELHEKQLLESVEG; this is encoded by the coding sequence ATGAAGGATCTCGCCTACTTAAATAAGTACTTTTATAAATACCGCTGGAAACTGGTTCCAGGGGTTATTTTTGTTATCATCTCCAACTATTTCGGGGTATTGCCTGCAAAGGTAATCCGCGAAGCATTTGATTTGGTACAGGAAAACATCTATCTATACCGTCTATTTGATGGTTTCGACAGACAGGAACTCATCTACAAGGTATTTGGCACCAGCCTCCTGTTTTTTGGTTTCGTCGTCCTCCTACTGTCGCTCTTGCGGGGCATATTTTTATTCTTTATGCGTCAGACGATTATTTTAACCTCGCGCTATATTGAATACGACCTCAAAAATGAGATCTATAATCACTACCAAGATTTAAACTTCGGTTTCTTTCGGAAGAACAATACCGGAGATCTCATGAGCCGAGCCACCGAAGATGTCAATCAGGTACGTAACTACTTAGGCCCCGCCATCATGTATGCGATCAATACGGTAGTTTTATCGATCATGGTCATCTATGCGATGTATAGTGTCAATGGACGCTTGGCTACTTATGCATTGGCGCCAATACCGGTCCTATCGGTTATTATTTTATTTGTCAACAAGATTATTAACAAGCGTAGCTTAAAAATACAGAAACAACTGGCGAAGCTTTCTTCTTTCGTGCAGGAAACTTTTGCAGGTATCCGCGTCATCAAGACCTATACCAGAGAACAAAATAAAATGCAGGAATTTGAGAAGGAAAGTACCATTTACCGCAACACGGCTCTTGATCTCGTCAAAGTACAGGCTGTTTTCTTTCCGCTTATTCTATTGCTTATTGGGCTCAGTACGGTAATCACCATTTATATCGGTGGAATTGAAGTTGCCAAAGGAACAGTAACTGCCGGAAACATCGCTGAGTTTATCATCTATGTCAACCAGTTGACTTTCCCGGCCATGTCTTTGGCTTGGGTTACCTCATTGGTACAACGTGCTGCGGCCTCACAAAAACGCATCAACGAATTCCTTCAAACGGAATCTCCTATTGTTAACGGAACAGCTACCAAAGAACTCGCGGGTGAGATCAGGGTTGATGGAATCTCCTTTACCTATCCCGAAACAGGTATTCAGGCGATTAAAAATATATCGTTCCAAATTCCGATCGGCAAAACACTTGCTATTATCGGAAAAACAGGCTCCGGAAAATCCACGCTGGCCAACTTACTCCTTCGGATGTATGATATCGACAAAGGAAGTATTCATTATGATAGTCTAGAAATTAAAAACCTTGATTTCAAAAGCTTGCGCCAACAAGTTGGATTTGTCCCACAAGATGTTTTCCTATTTTCAGATACCATTGCCAATAATATAGGCTTTGGTTTAGACCACTTTACACAGGAACAAGTGGAACAGGCCGCCAAAGATGCCGCTGTATACGACAATATTATAGCTTTTGAAGATGGATTTGAAACTGCCGTTGGGGAACGTGGTATTACCCTCTCCGGTGGACAAAAACAACGGGTATCCATCGCACGCGCTTTAATTAAGGAACCCAAAGTATTGATTTTTGATGACTGTCTTTCCGCCGTGGATACAAAAACAGAAGAAACAATTCTACGTTCGCTAAGCCGCATCATGAAAGGCAAGACCTGTATTTTTATTGCCCATCGCATCTCGACGATCAAGAATGCAGACCATATATTGGTGATGGATCAAGGCGAAATTGTAGAACAGGGTACACATGCTGAATTGATGGAGAAAAAAGGTGAATATTTTGAACTCCATGAAAAGCAATTACTGGAAAGTGTCGAAGGATAA